The proteins below are encoded in one region of Carettochelys insculpta isolate YL-2023 chromosome 14, ASM3395843v1, whole genome shotgun sequence:
- the ATMIN gene encoding ATM interactor isoform X1 has product MAAPGAAAAAESGERLGWPRASAPDGERPVARELVRPSVTELSRAVRTNILCTVPGCGKVLPNSPALSMHLSKAHRVQDGKINASIRKGLKTTQKFYCCPIEGCPRGPNRPFSQFSLVKQHFMKMHAEKKHKCDKCSNSYGTEWDLKRHIEDCGKTFQCTCGCPYASRTALLSHVYRTGHEIPAEHRDPPSKKRKMCTVVSNQQLAEKVHEAFINARTSSTCTQELESSEMKLMASLEGSCSSNISKQTLPQPECTPKMLLPKPKVALVKLPVMQFAHLPVFVTATDSSVKPVVMAVDNRGSVMSTLHLLPQSVGILIPALEAEALVFKDTVPISKMANSGAVEPISANVQVNLGKVTPSNMEQDVGGACHKNKISSINVQTDLSYVSQNFVPAAAWTPDSSVSSCSQTDLTFSSQVSLPISVQTQTLLPSSKLTSSIAAQTDAFAQACFQSCGISRETQTNRIQSSIDGKVQMDQAVMCNDIFDSVQPVYNVSTQIGLPENNLMAANMDQSLLQRSNCKTLSQETVKSEPIINFNTQTNVLPQQNMTDNQTQTMDLLSDLENIFSGNMSGQTLDNRGLLSDTSAGADTHLPSGPTQSTAIDFDIEEFFSASNIQTQTEESELANLNSEPALESLDIETQTDLFFSDSATQSYSCRGNSNFLGLEMFDTQTQTDLNSFLDNSTHLPLGNILKQSSFSMSTDSSDTETQTEIHSAAKNMASQNTENKVQLNSAETQTMDSCFETLGNLFLTSNETQTAMDDFLLADLAWNTMESQSIQFCPAGQSGRLVAAASCLRAPVCAIQKYLDFMLPCLQLMKRAELSRPACKRQNSLSALVGNSKV; this is encoded by the exons ATGGCGGCGCCAGGCGCTGCGGCGGCGGCGGAAAGCGGAGAGCGGCTGGGGTGGCCGCGGGCTTCGGCCCCTGACGGGGAGCGCCCTGTCGCGCGGGAGCTCGTGCGCCCGTCGGTGACTGAGCTGTCCCGGGCCGTGCGCACCAACATTCTGTGCACGGTGCCCGGCTGCGGCAAGGTGCTACCCAACAGCCCGGCCCTCAGCATGCACCTGAGCAAGGCCCACCGCGTGCAG GATGGAAAAATAAATGCATCAATAAGGAAGGGTTTGAAAACGACACAGAAATTCTACTGCTGTCCTATTGAAGGCTGCCCTAGAGGACCAAACAGACCATTTTCCCAGTTTTCACTTGTAAAACAG CACTTTATGAAAATGCATGCTGAGAAGAAGCACAAATGTGATAAATGTAGCAACTCATATGGCACAGAGTGGGACTTGAAAAGGCATATAGAAGACTGTGGCAAGACTTTCCAGTGTACGTGTGGGTGCCCTTATGCCAGCAGGACAGCATTACTGTCTCATGTTTACAGAACTGGCCATGAAATCCCTGCAGAGCACAG GGATCCACCTagtaagaaaaggaaaatgtgcacTGTGGTTTCCAATCAGCAGTTGGCAGAGAAAGTGCATGAAGCATTCATCAATGCACGCACCAGTAGTACTTGTACTCAGGAACTGGAATCCTCTGAGATGAAACTAATGGCCTCCTTGGAAGGCTCCTGCAGTTCTAATATCAGTAAGCAAACTCTCCCACAGCCAGAGTGTACACCGAAGATGCTTTTGCCAAAGCCCAAAGTAGCGTTGGTTAAACTTCCAGTAATGCAGTTTGCTCACTTGCCTGTTTTTGTGACGGCAACTGATTCCTCTGTCAAACCTGTTGTGATGGCTGTTGATAATCGAGGCTCTGTTATGAGTACTCTTCACTTATTACCTCAGTCTGTTGGAATTCTGATACCAGCATTGGAGGCAGAAGCACTTGTATTTAAAGACACCGTGCCTATTTCAAAAATGGCAAATTCTGGTGCTGTTGAACCAATTAGCGCCAATGTACAAGTCAACTTGGGCAAGGTAACACCAAGTAATATGGAACAAGACGTGGGGGGAGCATGTCACAAGAATAAAATCTCTTCAATAAATGTTCAAACCGACTTGTCTTATGTTTCACAGAACTTtgtgccagctgcagcctggactcCTGATTCTTCTGTATCCTCTTGCTCTCAGACAGACCTAACATTCAGTTCACAGGTTTCATTACCAATCAGTGTTCAGACTCAAACACTGTTGCCCAGTTCTAAACTGACTTCTTCCATAGCTGCCCAGACTGATGCTTTTGCTCAGGCTTGTTTCCAGTCATGTGGCATTTCTAGAGAGACTCAGACCAATCGAATACAGAGCTCTATTGATGGGAAGGTACAAATGGACCAGGCTGTAATGTGCAATGATATTTTTGACAGTGTTCAGCCAGTTTACAATGTTTCAACCCAGATTGGGCTGCCAGAAAACAACTTAATGGCTGCAAACATGGATCAGAGCTTGCTACAAAGAAGCAACTGCAAGACCCTAAGTCAGGAGACAGTAAAATCTGAGCCCATTATCAACTTCAATACACAGACTAATGTACTCCCGCAGCAAAACATGACAGATAATCAAACCCAGACAATGGACTTACTAAGTGACCTAGAAAATATCTTTTCAGGTAACATGTCTGGCCAGACATTGGATAACCGTGGTCTTTTGTCTGACACGAGCGCTGGTGCTGATACACATCTGCCATCTGGCCCAACCCAAAGCACAGCCATAGACTTTGACATTGAAGAGTTTTTTTCAGCCTCCAATATACAAACTCAAACTGAGGAGAGTGAACTTGCTAACCTGAACTCTGAGCCAGCCTTGGAATCCCTGGACATTGAAACCcagactgatttatttttttcagacagTGCCACTCAATCGTATAGTTGCAGGGGAAACTCTAACTTCTTAGGTTTGGAAATGTTTGATACCCAGACACAGACAGATTTAAATTCCTTCTTAGACAATAGCACCCATTTGCCTTTAGGAAATATATTGAAGCAGTCCAGCTTCTCCATGAGCACTGACTCATCTGATACCGAAACTCAGACAGAAATACACTCTGCTGCTAAAAATATGGCAAgtcaaaatacagaaaataaagtCCAGCTGAACAGTGCTGAAACACAAACTATGGATAGCTGCTTTGAGACTCTGGGAAACCTATTCCTTACCAGCAATGAGACACAAACAGCTATGGATGACTTTCTTCTGGCTGACTTGGCCTGGAATACAATGGAATCACA gagcatccagttctgccctgcAGGTCAGTCTGGAAGGTTGGTTGCAGCAGCATCTTGCCTTAGAGCACCTGTATGTGCCATCCAGAAATATTTGGATTTCATGCTGCCCTGTCTCCAGCTTATGAAAAGGGCAGAGCTTTCAAGACCAGCATGTAAAAGGCAGAATAGTCTATCTGCGTTGGTTGGAAATTCCAAAGTGTAA
- the ATMIN gene encoding ATM interactor isoform X2: MAAPGAAAAAESGERLGWPRASAPDGERPVARELVRPSVTELSRAVRTNILCTVPGCGKVLPNSPALSMHLSKAHRVQDGKINASIRKGLKTTQKFYCCPIEGCPRGPNRPFSQFSLVKQHFMKMHAEKKHKCDKCSNSYGTEWDLKRHIEDCGKTFQCTCGCPYASRTALLSHVYRTGHEIPAEHRDPPSKKRKMCTVVSNQQLAEKVHEAFINARTSSTCTQELESSEMKLMASLEGSCSSNISKQTLPQPECTPKMLLPKPKVALVKLPVMQFAHLPVFVTATDSSVKPVVMAVDNRGSVMSTLHLLPQSVGILIPALEAEALVFKDTVPISKMANSGAVEPISANVQVNLGKVTPSNMEQDVGGACHKNKISSINVQTDLSYVSQNFVPAAAWTPDSSVSSCSQTDLTFSSQVSLPISVQTQTLLPSSKLTSSIAAQTDAFAQACFQSCGISRETQTNRIQSSIDGKVQMDQAVMCNDIFDSVQPVYNVSTQIGLPENNLMAANMDQSLLQRSNCKTLSQETVKSEPIINFNTQTNVLPQQNMTDNQTQTMDLLSDLENIFSGNMSGQTLDNRGLLSDTSAGADTHLPSGPTQSTAIDFDIEEFFSASNIQTQTEESELANLNSEPALESLDIETQTDLFFSDSATQSYSCRGNSNFLGLEMFDTQTQTDLNSFLDNSTHLPLGNILKQSSFSMSTDSSDTETQTEIHSAAKNMASQNTENKVQLNSAETQTMDSCFETLGNLFLTSNETQTAMDDFLLADLAWNTMESQFSSVETQTCAELCSLVCQKFGESH; encoded by the exons ATGGCGGCGCCAGGCGCTGCGGCGGCGGCGGAAAGCGGAGAGCGGCTGGGGTGGCCGCGGGCTTCGGCCCCTGACGGGGAGCGCCCTGTCGCGCGGGAGCTCGTGCGCCCGTCGGTGACTGAGCTGTCCCGGGCCGTGCGCACCAACATTCTGTGCACGGTGCCCGGCTGCGGCAAGGTGCTACCCAACAGCCCGGCCCTCAGCATGCACCTGAGCAAGGCCCACCGCGTGCAG GATGGAAAAATAAATGCATCAATAAGGAAGGGTTTGAAAACGACACAGAAATTCTACTGCTGTCCTATTGAAGGCTGCCCTAGAGGACCAAACAGACCATTTTCCCAGTTTTCACTTGTAAAACAG CACTTTATGAAAATGCATGCTGAGAAGAAGCACAAATGTGATAAATGTAGCAACTCATATGGCACAGAGTGGGACTTGAAAAGGCATATAGAAGACTGTGGCAAGACTTTCCAGTGTACGTGTGGGTGCCCTTATGCCAGCAGGACAGCATTACTGTCTCATGTTTACAGAACTGGCCATGAAATCCCTGCAGAGCACAG GGATCCACCTagtaagaaaaggaaaatgtgcacTGTGGTTTCCAATCAGCAGTTGGCAGAGAAAGTGCATGAAGCATTCATCAATGCACGCACCAGTAGTACTTGTACTCAGGAACTGGAATCCTCTGAGATGAAACTAATGGCCTCCTTGGAAGGCTCCTGCAGTTCTAATATCAGTAAGCAAACTCTCCCACAGCCAGAGTGTACACCGAAGATGCTTTTGCCAAAGCCCAAAGTAGCGTTGGTTAAACTTCCAGTAATGCAGTTTGCTCACTTGCCTGTTTTTGTGACGGCAACTGATTCCTCTGTCAAACCTGTTGTGATGGCTGTTGATAATCGAGGCTCTGTTATGAGTACTCTTCACTTATTACCTCAGTCTGTTGGAATTCTGATACCAGCATTGGAGGCAGAAGCACTTGTATTTAAAGACACCGTGCCTATTTCAAAAATGGCAAATTCTGGTGCTGTTGAACCAATTAGCGCCAATGTACAAGTCAACTTGGGCAAGGTAACACCAAGTAATATGGAACAAGACGTGGGGGGAGCATGTCACAAGAATAAAATCTCTTCAATAAATGTTCAAACCGACTTGTCTTATGTTTCACAGAACTTtgtgccagctgcagcctggactcCTGATTCTTCTGTATCCTCTTGCTCTCAGACAGACCTAACATTCAGTTCACAGGTTTCATTACCAATCAGTGTTCAGACTCAAACACTGTTGCCCAGTTCTAAACTGACTTCTTCCATAGCTGCCCAGACTGATGCTTTTGCTCAGGCTTGTTTCCAGTCATGTGGCATTTCTAGAGAGACTCAGACCAATCGAATACAGAGCTCTATTGATGGGAAGGTACAAATGGACCAGGCTGTAATGTGCAATGATATTTTTGACAGTGTTCAGCCAGTTTACAATGTTTCAACCCAGATTGGGCTGCCAGAAAACAACTTAATGGCTGCAAACATGGATCAGAGCTTGCTACAAAGAAGCAACTGCAAGACCCTAAGTCAGGAGACAGTAAAATCTGAGCCCATTATCAACTTCAATACACAGACTAATGTACTCCCGCAGCAAAACATGACAGATAATCAAACCCAGACAATGGACTTACTAAGTGACCTAGAAAATATCTTTTCAGGTAACATGTCTGGCCAGACATTGGATAACCGTGGTCTTTTGTCTGACACGAGCGCTGGTGCTGATACACATCTGCCATCTGGCCCAACCCAAAGCACAGCCATAGACTTTGACATTGAAGAGTTTTTTTCAGCCTCCAATATACAAACTCAAACTGAGGAGAGTGAACTTGCTAACCTGAACTCTGAGCCAGCCTTGGAATCCCTGGACATTGAAACCcagactgatttatttttttcagacagTGCCACTCAATCGTATAGTTGCAGGGGAAACTCTAACTTCTTAGGTTTGGAAATGTTTGATACCCAGACACAGACAGATTTAAATTCCTTCTTAGACAATAGCACCCATTTGCCTTTAGGAAATATATTGAAGCAGTCCAGCTTCTCCATGAGCACTGACTCATCTGATACCGAAACTCAGACAGAAATACACTCTGCTGCTAAAAATATGGCAAgtcaaaatacagaaaataaagtCCAGCTGAACAGTGCTGAAACACAAACTATGGATAGCTGCTTTGAGACTCTGGGAAACCTATTCCTTACCAGCAATGAGACACAAACAGCTATGGATGACTTTCTTCTGGCTGACTTGGCCTGGAATACAATGGAATCACAGTTCAGTTCAGTAGAAACACAGACCTGTGCAGAATTGTGTTCCTTGGTTTGTCAGAAGTTTGGAGAAAGCCATTGA
- the C14H16orf46 gene encoding uncharacterized protein C16orf46 homolog isoform X2, which produces MMKSSKKKELDLEKNVTSEKGESQWQCIYPNERRERNQVYTLLNISKNVFEQDERSLEYVIRTGWEEAVQGWGNAAPFACLQLQKQAKKARANEPVNSCLFCVDMVQNDRSVNQETKTIRGQSKSDCKLSTLATSDAISEKKEFPLHSSKSFSSATTDNSKREGCNGKLHSIETFQGEKKSLPVKEYSIWHPEKMKNPETLKCKVVKTTEPTLPAPDSSESSNEKSLLVLPPVKDATPKDSADPSLKTNNAVLSQANEKMLNPTSAETASSSKGKRLG; this is translated from the exons ATGATGAAGTCCTCCAAGAAGAAAGAACTAGATTTAGAAAAAAACGTTACCAGCGAGAAAGGAGAAAGCCAGTGGCAATGTATCTACCCAAATGAGAGGAGAGAGAGGAATCAGGTTTATACTCTTCTTAACATCAGCAAAAATGTATTTGAACAAGATGAAAGGTCCCTGGAATATGTCATCAGGACTGGATGGGAGGAAGCT GTACAAGGCTGGGGTAATGCTGCTCCATTTGCTTGCCTTCAGTTGCAAAAGCAAGCCAAGAAGGCAAGGGCAAATGAACCCGTTAACAGTTGCCTGTTTTGTGTAGACATGGTACAGAATGACAGAAGTGTGAACCAAGAGACCAAGACTATAAGAGGTCAATCAAAATCTGATTGTAAACTAAGCACTCTTGCTACAAGTGATGCCATTTCAGAAAAGAAAGAGTTTCCACTCCACTCTAGCAAGTCTTTCAGTTCTGCTACAACAGATAATAGTAAGAGAGAAGGCTGTAATGGCAAGTTACACTCCATCGAGACATTTCAAGGTGAAAAGAAAAGTTTGCCAGTAAAGGAATACAGTATATGGCAcccagaaaaaatgaaaaacccaGAAACCCTGAAGTGTAAAGTTGTGAAGACCACTGAGcctaccctgcctgctccagatAGCTCTGAATCTTCAAACGAAAAGTCTTTGCTGGTATTGCCACCTGTGAAAGATGCAACTCCAAAAGATAGCGCAGATCCTTCTTTAAAGACGAATAATGCAGTTCTCTCTCAGGCAAATGAAAAAATGCTCAATCCTACTTCAGCTGAGACTGCTTCCAGCAGTAAAG GTAAAAGGCTGGGGTAA
- the C14H16orf46 gene encoding uncharacterized protein C16orf46 homolog isoform X1: MMKSSKKKELDLEKNVTSEKGESQWQCIYPNERRERNQVYTLLNISKNVFEQDERSLEYVIRTGWEEAVQGWGNAAPFACLQLQKQAKKARANEPVNSCLFCVDMVQNDRSVNQETKTIRGQSKSDCKLSTLATSDAISEKKEFPLHSSKSFSSATTDNSKREGCNGKLHSIETFQGEKKSLPVKEYSIWHPEKMKNPETLKCKVVKTTEPTLPAPDSSESSNEKSLLVLPPVKDATPKDSADPSLKTNNAVLSQANEKMLNPTSAETASSSKGTKTTEQKSEKEIDCIIHDAVKEKQTHKPSSFVPRLPKASFLQGGPDQLHWPCALWPDSKNTHTSNSVALRKNSHLANMQFLHTKGVQYLNCDEIRGPFTNSIKSRSLSGNESKTQVVQLLPGLFPSLTVSHVAITAMSSRLT; the protein is encoded by the exons ATGATGAAGTCCTCCAAGAAGAAAGAACTAGATTTAGAAAAAAACGTTACCAGCGAGAAAGGAGAAAGCCAGTGGCAATGTATCTACCCAAATGAGAGGAGAGAGAGGAATCAGGTTTATACTCTTCTTAACATCAGCAAAAATGTATTTGAACAAGATGAAAGGTCCCTGGAATATGTCATCAGGACTGGATGGGAGGAAGCT GTACAAGGCTGGGGTAATGCTGCTCCATTTGCTTGCCTTCAGTTGCAAAAGCAAGCCAAGAAGGCAAGGGCAAATGAACCCGTTAACAGTTGCCTGTTTTGTGTAGACATGGTACAGAATGACAGAAGTGTGAACCAAGAGACCAAGACTATAAGAGGTCAATCAAAATCTGATTGTAAACTAAGCACTCTTGCTACAAGTGATGCCATTTCAGAAAAGAAAGAGTTTCCACTCCACTCTAGCAAGTCTTTCAGTTCTGCTACAACAGATAATAGTAAGAGAGAAGGCTGTAATGGCAAGTTACACTCCATCGAGACATTTCAAGGTGAAAAGAAAAGTTTGCCAGTAAAGGAATACAGTATATGGCAcccagaaaaaatgaaaaacccaGAAACCCTGAAGTGTAAAGTTGTGAAGACCACTGAGcctaccctgcctgctccagatAGCTCTGAATCTTCAAACGAAAAGTCTTTGCTGGTATTGCCACCTGTGAAAGATGCAACTCCAAAAGATAGCGCAGATCCTTCTTTAAAGACGAATAATGCAGTTCTCTCTCAGGCAAATGAAAAAATGCTCAATCCTACTTCAGCTGAGACTGCTTCCAGCAGTAAAGGTACTAAAACAACAGAACAAAAGAGTGAAAAAGAAATTGATTGTATCATTCATGATGCAGTTAAGGAGAAACAAACTCACAAACCATCATCCTTTGTCCCAAGGCTGCCAAAAGCATCATTCCTGCAAGGAGGCCCTGACCAGTTACACTGGCCCTGTGCTCTTTGGCCAGATAGTAAAAATACACACACTTCTAATAGTGTTGCTTTGAGAAAGAACAGTCATCTTGCTAACATGCAGTTTCTGCATACAAAAGGAGTACAGTACTTAAACTGTGATGAGATCAGAGGTCCTTTCACCAACAGTATCAAAAGCAGAAGTCTCTCAGGAAATGAGTCAAAAACACAGGTGGTGCAACTGCTTCCTGGACTATTCCCTTCCTTAACGGTCAGCCATGTTGCAATAACAGCAATGTCTTCTAGACTGACTTAA